In Stenotrophomonas sp. 169, one DNA window encodes the following:
- a CDS encoding bestrophin family protein, producing the protein MIIRPRPHGWQLLYILRGSIVPAVAPKVVAILLLAIGVAAVADLGDVPGIERVSSAPFALLGLVLSIFLGFRNSACYERWWEGRKPWAADSGIALGGPPGCAGPAPATRTPAAARLSPAVT; encoded by the coding sequence ATGATCATCCGCCCACGTCCCCACGGCTGGCAGCTTCTCTACATCCTGCGCGGGTCCATCGTTCCGGCGGTGGCACCGAAGGTGGTGGCGATCCTGCTGCTGGCGATCGGGGTCGCTGCGGTGGCCGACCTGGGCGATGTGCCGGGCATCGAGCGCGTGTCATCTGCACCCTTTGCCCTGCTTGGGCTGGTGCTGTCGATCTTCCTGGGCTTCCGCAACAGCGCCTGCTACGAGCGATGGTGGGAGGGCCGAAAGCCATGGGCAGCTGATTCTGGAATCGCGCTCGGTGGCCCGCCTGGATGCGCTGGGCCAGCGCCCGCTACCCGAACCCCTGCTGCCGCGCGACTATCGCCTGCAGTGACCTGA
- a CDS encoding DUF885 domain-containing protein produces the protein MKPLAFAVALALGLTPLLCAPSAAAAPAAATAAAAKKPAAAPAWVARSNQLAQILLDAQGPFQPESTGFFGVPGYDDKVADLGPDNGKRYRDAMTKARGELQAKLASEKDPNVRQDLEIMIGAANESIEGSALTEQYFLPWSDAPQTIFSGLNLLLSDQVPAERRAKAVDRLKAYAGLQQGSTALTTLARQRYEERLSNKALLQPTKIEVQQSLDNVDTYVSGIESLLQKYKMTGADDAMKALAGQMKDYAAWTRAEVLPKARDDARLPAPVYAFQLKQVGIDIAPQQLMQRAQLEFMETRSAMRQLAPLVVEAKGLKVADTADIVAVIRALKQEKIPNDQLETHYRKVIDAIDPLIHEHKIVDVPQRPMQMRLGSAAESAASPAPHFLPAPLVNNTGQQGTFVLPLGNPAAGEGAQYDDFNFGSAAWTLSAHEGRPGHELQFTAMVERGISLARTMFAFNSVNVEGWALYAEAEMVPYEPLDGQLIALQFRLLRAARAMLDPMLNLGQIDRASAERVLIDEVGLSKAMATQELDRYMVRMPGQAGSYFYGYTRIMELRMQTELALGAKFDRKAFNNFLLDQGLLPPDQLAKAVNETFVPKYR, from the coding sequence ATGAAGCCGCTTGCCTTTGCCGTCGCCCTGGCCCTCGGGCTCACTCCATTGCTGTGTGCTCCGTCGGCCGCTGCAGCGCCCGCCGCGGCCACCGCCGCCGCCGCGAAAAAGCCGGCTGCCGCGCCCGCCTGGGTGGCACGCAGCAACCAGCTGGCGCAGATCCTGCTCGACGCGCAGGGCCCATTCCAGCCGGAAAGTACCGGCTTCTTCGGCGTTCCCGGCTACGACGACAAAGTCGCCGACCTCGGTCCGGATAACGGCAAGCGCTACCGCGATGCGATGACCAAGGCGCGGGGCGAACTGCAGGCTAAGTTGGCCAGCGAGAAAGATCCCAACGTCCGTCAGGACCTGGAGATCATGATCGGCGCGGCCAACGAGAGCATCGAGGGCAGCGCGCTGACCGAGCAGTATTTCCTGCCGTGGAGCGATGCGCCGCAGACCATCTTCAGCGGTCTCAACCTGCTGCTGTCCGACCAGGTGCCGGCTGAGCGTCGGGCCAAGGCCGTGGATCGCCTGAAGGCCTACGCGGGCCTGCAGCAGGGCAGCACGGCGCTGACCACGCTTGCCCGCCAGCGTTACGAAGAGCGTCTGTCCAACAAGGCCTTGCTGCAACCGACGAAGATCGAAGTGCAGCAGTCGCTCGACAACGTGGACACCTACGTGAGCGGCATCGAATCGCTGCTGCAGAAGTACAAGATGACCGGCGCGGACGATGCGATGAAGGCCCTCGCCGGCCAGATGAAGGACTATGCCGCCTGGACCCGCGCCGAGGTACTGCCGAAGGCCCGTGACGACGCGCGTCTGCCCGCGCCGGTGTACGCGTTCCAGCTCAAGCAGGTCGGCATCGACATCGCCCCGCAGCAGCTGATGCAGCGTGCGCAGCTGGAGTTCATGGAAACCCGCTCGGCGATGCGCCAGCTGGCCCCGCTGGTGGTGGAGGCCAAGGGCCTGAAAGTTGCCGATACCGCCGACATCGTGGCCGTCATCCGCGCGCTGAAGCAGGAAAAGATTCCCAACGACCAGCTGGAAACCCATTACCGCAAGGTGATCGATGCGATCGACCCGCTGATCCACGAGCACAAGATCGTCGACGTGCCGCAGCGGCCGATGCAGATGCGCCTGGGTTCAGCCGCCGAAAGCGCCGCCAGCCCTGCGCCGCATTTCCTGCCCGCACCGTTGGTCAACAATACCGGGCAGCAGGGTACGTTCGTCCTGCCGCTGGGCAATCCGGCAGCCGGCGAAGGCGCGCAGTACGACGACTTCAATTTCGGCTCCGCCGCCTGGACGCTGAGTGCGCACGAAGGCCGCCCGGGTCACGAACTGCAGTTCACCGCCATGGTGGAGCGCGGCATCTCGCTGGCCCGCACCATGTTCGCGTTCAATTCGGTCAACGTCGAAGGTTGGGCGCTGTATGCCGAAGCCGAGATGGTGCCGTACGAGCCGCTGGACGGGCAGCTGATCGCATTGCAGTTCCGCCTGCTGCGTGCCGCACGCGCGATGCTGGACCCCATGCTGAACCTGGGCCAGATCGACCGTGCCAGCGCCGAACGCGTGCTGATCGATGAAGTCGGCCTGTCCAAGGCGATGGCCACGCAGGAACTGGACCGCTACATGGTGCGCATGCCCGGCCAGGCCGGCAGCTACTTCTACGGCTACACCCGGATCATGGAACTGCGCATGCAGACCGAACTCGCACTGGGCGCCAAGTTCGACCGCAAGGCCTTCAACAACTTCCTGCTGGACCAGGGCCTGCTGCCGCCCGACCAGCTGGCCAAGGCGGTGAACGAAACGTTCGTCCCCAAGTACCGGTAA
- a CDS encoding M12 family metallo-peptidase, with the protein MRKIVGGLLATLCGALLASKGWAAAPFIQVPNDSWDPGPDVRERYSGGMYDWVRRVRVNRAALVSDRIQVDLFDDSLIIERTPATDKTSDDIPAYITDGTEYQVQHSSEAARQRWTGIIVGVRGPGGMPSTVVITELGNGELRSAFSRGHFLYQLFGDYLVRIDLRRVPNEAPTVRDPYPEDRLNLDEAPLSDAASTLRVAFGYGNNALANGRDEVFDAMDRAVRYANAGFLASGVLIELQRAGNALPGYAESSAVQTLDDLVLGSTGPLWLLHRMRQLEKADLMLMIIDTKDPGSVCGQAQRLLATKETAFAVVERRCLADEINSLAHEIGHLLGADHDRAHASIRPPKFEYGHGYQAPLNAPDRWRTVMAYDCSDRACARINRWSSPRVSHNGLPAGTVRSHDNVRVLNETRSAIAAFYPDP; encoded by the coding sequence ATGCGAAAGATCGTTGGGGGACTGTTGGCGACACTGTGTGGCGCATTGCTTGCATCGAAGGGATGGGCTGCGGCACCGTTCATTCAGGTGCCCAACGATAGTTGGGATCCTGGGCCGGATGTCCGGGAGCGTTACTCCGGTGGAATGTACGACTGGGTACGGCGGGTCAGGGTGAATCGCGCTGCACTGGTGTCTGACCGGATTCAGGTCGATCTGTTCGATGACTCGCTCATCATCGAGCGTACGCCTGCGACCGACAAAACGTCGGACGATATCCCCGCGTACATTACGGACGGCACTGAATATCAGGTGCAACACAGCTCGGAGGCCGCGAGGCAACGCTGGACGGGAATCATCGTCGGCGTGAGAGGGCCTGGGGGAATGCCGAGCACCGTTGTCATTACCGAGTTGGGCAATGGCGAGCTAAGGTCTGCGTTTTCCCGGGGGCACTTTCTGTATCAACTCTTTGGGGATTACTTGGTGCGGATCGACCTCCGCCGCGTTCCCAACGAGGCACCGACAGTGCGCGATCCCTATCCGGAGGACCGCCTCAACCTCGACGAGGCGCCCTTATCTGATGCGGCGTCGACTCTCCGGGTGGCCTTCGGTTACGGGAACAATGCGCTCGCCAACGGAAGGGATGAGGTGTTCGATGCCATGGACAGAGCAGTTAGGTACGCAAATGCGGGGTTTCTCGCCAGCGGAGTACTGATTGAGCTGCAGCGAGCGGGAAACGCGCTGCCTGGCTACGCCGAGTCGAGCGCAGTACAGACGCTGGATGATCTTGTCCTTGGCAGCACCGGCCCGCTGTGGCTGCTGCACAGGATGAGGCAACTGGAAAAAGCGGATTTGATGCTCATGATCATCGACACCAAAGATCCGGGATCGGTATGCGGTCAAGCACAGCGGCTTCTGGCAACGAAGGAGACTGCGTTTGCGGTAGTCGAGCGCCGCTGTCTCGCTGATGAAATCAACAGTTTGGCTCATGAAATCGGTCATCTTCTGGGCGCAGACCATGATCGGGCACATGCTTCCATCCGTCCCCCAAAATTCGAGTACGGGCACGGCTATCAGGCGCCGTTGAATGCGCCGGACAGGTGGAGGACGGTGATGGCTTACGATTGCAGCGATAGGGCTTGCGCGCGGATCAACCGGTGGTCTTCTCCCCGTGTCAGCCACAATGGATTGCCAGCCGGAACTGTGCGATCCCATGACAATGTCCGCGTGCTCAATGAGACACGGTCCGCAATAGCGGCGTTCTACCCCGATCCGTGA
- a CDS encoding DPP IV N-terminal domain-containing protein → MRHLFAALALMFATTTAAHAEKLTLEAITGSLPLSGPTLMKPKVAPDGSQVSFLRGKDSDRNQLDLWTYDIASGQTRLLVDSKVVLPGTETLSDEEKARRERQRIAAMTGIVDYQWSPDARSLLFPLGGKLYLYDLQKQGSAAVRQLTHGEGFATDAKLSPLGGFVSFIRARNLWVIDLASGAQRQLTTDGSATIGNGVAEFVADEEMDRHTGYWWAPDDSAIAFARIDESPVPVQKRYEVYPDRTDVIEQRYPAAGDANVRVQLGVIAPVAGSPPRWIDLGTDPDIYLARVDWRDPKHLSFQRQSRDQRQLDLVETALDSGAQRVLAHETSKTWVPLHNSLRFLADGSLLWSSERSGFEHLYRIDKAGKARALTHGDWPVDELLAVDEAAGQVFFRAGVESSRESQIYSVPLQGGALKKLSQAPGMHSASFARNASVYVDSWSNTRTPPQIELFRANGEKIATLVSNDLDDPSHPYARYKDAQLPVEFGTLTAADGRTPLHYSVIKPADFDSAKRYPVAVYVYGGPASQTVTDAWPGRGDHLFNQYLAQQGYVVFSLDNRGTPRRGRDFGGALYGKQGTVEVADQLRGVEWLQKQPWVDPGRIGVQGWSNGGYMTLMLLAKASNRYACGVAGAPVTDWGLYDTHYTERYMDLPTRNEAGYTEARVLTHIDGLRSRLLLIHGMADDNVLFSNSTVLMSALQKRGQPFELMTYPGAKHGLSGADALHRYRVAEDFLGRCLKP, encoded by the coding sequence ATGCGCCACCTTTTTGCTGCCCTTGCCCTGATGTTCGCCACGACCACCGCTGCCCACGCTGAAAAACTCACCCTGGAAGCCATCACCGGCTCGCTGCCGCTGTCCGGCCCGACGCTGATGAAGCCGAAGGTCGCCCCGGACGGGTCGCAGGTAAGCTTCCTGCGCGGCAAGGACAGCGACCGCAACCAACTGGACCTGTGGACGTATGACATCGCCAGCGGGCAGACCCGCCTGCTGGTCGATTCCAAGGTGGTGCTGCCGGGCACTGAAACGTTGAGCGATGAAGAAAAGGCCCGCCGCGAGCGCCAGCGCATCGCCGCGATGACCGGCATCGTCGATTACCAGTGGTCGCCCGATGCCCGCAGCCTGCTGTTCCCGCTGGGCGGCAAGCTGTACCTGTATGACCTGCAGAAACAGGGCAGCGCGGCCGTGCGCCAGCTTACCCACGGCGAAGGCTTTGCCACCGATGCCAAGCTGTCACCCCTCGGCGGCTTCGTCAGCTTCATCCGTGCGCGCAACCTATGGGTGATCGACCTGGCCAGCGGCGCGCAGCGTCAGCTCACCACCGATGGCAGCGCGACCATCGGCAACGGGGTCGCCGAGTTCGTCGCCGACGAAGAGATGGACCGCCACACCGGCTACTGGTGGGCGCCGGATGATTCCGCCATTGCCTTCGCCCGCATCGACGAAAGCCCGGTGCCGGTGCAGAAGCGCTACGAAGTCTATCCGGACCGTACTGATGTGATCGAGCAGCGCTACCCGGCTGCAGGCGATGCCAACGTGCGCGTGCAGCTCGGCGTGATCGCACCGGTGGCCGGGTCGCCGCCGCGCTGGATTGACCTGGGCACCGACCCGGATATCTATCTGGCACGCGTGGACTGGCGTGACCCGAAGCACCTCAGCTTCCAGCGCCAGAGCCGCGACCAGCGGCAGCTGGATCTGGTGGAAACCGCGCTGGACAGCGGCGCGCAGCGCGTGCTGGCCCATGAAACCAGTAAGACCTGGGTGCCGCTGCACAACAGCCTGCGTTTCCTGGCCGATGGCAGCCTGCTGTGGTCTTCCGAACGCAGCGGTTTCGAGCATCTGTACCGCATCGACAAGGCCGGCAAGGCACGTGCGCTTACCCACGGCGACTGGCCGGTGGACGAACTGCTGGCGGTGGACGAGGCCGCAGGGCAGGTGTTCTTCCGTGCCGGCGTCGAATCGTCACGCGAAAGCCAGATCTACAGCGTGCCGCTGCAGGGGGGCGCGCTGAAGAAACTGTCGCAGGCCCCGGGCATGCACAGTGCCAGTTTCGCCCGCAACGCCAGCGTGTACGTGGACAGCTGGTCCAACACGCGCACGCCGCCGCAGATCGAGCTGTTCCGCGCGAACGGCGAGAAGATCGCCACGCTGGTGAGCAACGACCTGGACGATCCTTCGCATCCGTATGCGCGCTACAAGGATGCCCAGTTGCCAGTGGAATTCGGCACGCTGACCGCCGCCGACGGCCGCACGCCGCTGCACTACAGCGTGATCAAGCCGGCAGACTTCGACTCCGCAAAGCGCTACCCCGTTGCGGTGTACGTGTACGGCGGCCCGGCATCGCAGACGGTCACCGATGCCTGGCCGGGCCGTGGCGATCATCTGTTCAACCAGTACCTGGCCCAGCAGGGCTACGTGGTGTTTTCGCTGGACAACCGCGGCACCCCGCGTCGCGGCCGTGACTTCGGTGGCGCGCTGTACGGCAAGCAGGGCACGGTCGAAGTCGCCGACCAGCTGCGCGGCGTGGAATGGCTGCAGAAGCAGCCATGGGTGGATCCGGGGCGGATCGGCGTGCAGGGCTGGTCCAACGGCGGCTACATGACCCTGATGCTGCTGGCCAAGGCGTCCAACCGCTATGCGTGTGGTGTGGCCGGTGCACCGGTGACCGACTGGGGTCTGTATGACACCCATTACACCGAACGCTACATGGACCTGCCGACCCGCAACGAAGCCGGCTACACCGAAGCCCGCGTACTCACGCACATCGATGGCCTGCGCTCACGTCTGTTGCTGATTCACGGCATGGCCGACGACAACGTGCTCTTCAGCAATTCCACCGTGCTGATGAGTGCCTTGCAGAAGCGCGGCCAGCCGTTCGAACTGATGACCTATCCGGGCGCCAAGCATGGACTGTCCGGCGCCGATGCCCTGCATCGCTACCGGGTGGCGGAAGACTTCCTTGGGCGTTGCCTGAAGCCGTGA
- a CDS encoding glutathione binding-like protein, with protein sequence MIDLYYWPTPNGHKVTLFLEEAGLEYRIHPVNIGAGDQFKPEFLAISPNNKMPAIVDNAPAGGGAPLSVFESGAILLYLAEKTGTFLSRDARERVETLEWLFWQMAGLGPMSGQMGHFTVYAPEKIPYAIERYGNEVTRLHGVMDKRLAQHEWLAGSEYSIADMASYPWIGPYDKLPPDYAAFPNLHRWQQAIAARPATQRAYALRQQVNPDAGKPMGEEERKHLFGKR encoded by the coding sequence ATGATCGATCTGTATTACTGGCCCACCCCGAATGGCCACAAGGTCACCCTGTTCCTCGAAGAGGCCGGGTTGGAGTACCGCATCCATCCGGTCAACATCGGGGCCGGCGACCAGTTCAAGCCGGAGTTCCTGGCGATCTCGCCGAACAACAAGATGCCGGCCATCGTCGACAACGCACCCGCCGGCGGCGGCGCACCGCTGAGCGTGTTCGAATCCGGCGCGATCCTGCTGTACCTCGCGGAAAAGACCGGCACCTTCCTGTCGCGCGACGCCCGTGAGCGCGTGGAGACCCTGGAGTGGTTGTTCTGGCAGATGGCCGGGCTGGGGCCGATGAGCGGGCAGATGGGGCACTTCACCGTCTATGCGCCTGAGAAGATTCCGTATGCCATCGAACGCTACGGCAATGAAGTCACCCGCCTGCACGGGGTGATGGACAAGCGGCTGGCGCAGCATGAGTGGCTGGCAGGTAGCGAATACAGCATCGCCGACATGGCCAGCTACCCGTGGATCGGGCCATACGACAAGCTGCCGCCCGACTATGCCGCGTTCCCGAACCTGCACCGCTGGCAGCAGGCCATTGCCGCACGGCCCGCCACCCAGCGCGCCTACGCCCTGCGCCAGCAGGTCAACCCGGACGCCGGCAAGCCGATGGGCGAAGAAGAACGCAAGCACCTGTTCGGCAAGCGCTGA
- a CDS encoding TIGR00645 family protein has product MTPPYRPNPLSTLIFASRWLQLPLYLGLIVAQGVYVFLFGKELWHLIMEAGHLGEQQIMLIVLGLIDVVMISNLLVMVIVGGYETFVSRLRLEGHPDQPEWLSHVNASVLKVKLALSIIGISSIHLLKTFIAAGALDGLPLCPPELMNAAASAANIGAARCSTLTSTGVLWQTIIHAVFILSAIGIAWTDKLMNSGNEPAKDAHRTH; this is encoded by the coding sequence ATGACCCCTCCGTACCGCCCCAACCCCCTGTCCACGCTGATCTTCGCCTCGCGCTGGCTGCAGCTGCCGCTGTACCTGGGCCTGATCGTTGCCCAGGGCGTCTACGTGTTCCTGTTCGGCAAGGAGCTGTGGCACCTGATCATGGAAGCCGGCCACCTCGGCGAACAGCAGATCATGCTGATCGTGCTGGGCCTGATCGACGTCGTCATGATCTCCAACCTGCTGGTGATGGTGATCGTCGGCGGTTACGAAACCTTCGTCTCGCGCCTGCGCCTGGAAGGCCACCCGGACCAGCCGGAATGGCTGAGCCACGTCAACGCCAGCGTGCTGAAGGTGAAGCTGGCGCTGTCGATCATCGGTATCTCGTCGATCCACCTGCTGAAGACGTTCATCGCCGCCGGCGCACTGGATGGCCTGCCGTTGTGTCCGCCGGAGCTGATGAACGCTGCTGCGTCTGCCGCCAACATCGGTGCCGCCCGGTGTTCCACCCTGACCTCGACCGGCGTGCTGTGGCAAACCATCATCCATGCCGTATTCATCCTGTCTGCGATCGGTATCGCCTGGACCGACAAGCTGATGAACAGCGGTAATGAGCCTGCCAAGGATGCGCACCGGACGCACTGA
- a CDS encoding energy transducer TonB, whose translation MSYVSKSVVVRARLLAPAFLLMGLAACSGKDETAAPAADAAKPAAATPTAPVAPPAVSSKVQAMGSEELRESASQALRENRMYAPAGDNAIEYYLALRDKTPDDASVKSALTDLLPYTLIAAEQNLAREDFEEGQRLIALIEKVDPKAPALPRLKQGITRGVEVAAQRTTEETDRVKREAEAKTKQLAEQQKLAEQRTREAAAAQQIAAQQPVAAPAAAPAPTPAPAAADTARREAEQRQQQAAAQAAAAARQTAAPTLRPVSTPAPRYPADALRSNTSGEVLVEITVGTDGSVTSARVLRATPARTFDREALSAVKRWRFEPVAAPVTTRRTLAFSPGN comes from the coding sequence ATGTCGTACGTCAGCAAATCCGTGGTTGTCCGTGCGCGCCTGCTGGCGCCTGCCTTCCTGCTGATGGGCTTGGCGGCCTGTTCCGGCAAGGACGAAACCGCCGCGCCTGCGGCCGATGCCGCCAAGCCCGCTGCCGCCACACCGACCGCGCCCGTGGCGCCGCCTGCGGTGTCCAGCAAGGTACAGGCGATGGGCAGCGAAGAACTGCGTGAATCGGCCAGCCAGGCACTGCGCGAAAACCGCATGTACGCGCCGGCCGGTGACAACGCCATCGAGTACTACCTGGCGCTGCGCGACAAGACCCCGGACGACGCCTCGGTGAAGAGCGCGCTGACCGACCTGCTGCCTTACACCCTGATCGCCGCCGAGCAGAACCTGGCACGCGAAGATTTCGAAGAAGGCCAGCGGCTGATCGCGCTGATCGAGAAAGTCGACCCGAAGGCGCCGGCACTGCCGCGCCTGAAGCAGGGCATCACCCGCGGCGTGGAAGTGGCCGCGCAGCGCACCACGGAAGAAACCGACCGGGTGAAGCGCGAAGCCGAGGCCAAGACCAAGCAGTTGGCCGAGCAGCAGAAGCTGGCCGAACAGCGCACCCGTGAGGCCGCCGCTGCGCAGCAGATCGCCGCGCAGCAGCCCGTCGCTGCACCGGCGGCAGCGCCCGCACCGACGCCGGCACCGGCCGCAGCGGACACCGCCCGTCGCGAGGCCGAGCAGCGCCAGCAGCAGGCTGCCGCGCAGGCCGCTGCCGCCGCACGCCAGACCGCTGCCCCCACGCTGCGCCCGGTCAGCACGCCGGCCCCGCGCTACCCGGCCGACGCCCTGCGTTCGAACACGTCCGGCGAAGTATTGGTGGAAATCACCGTAGGCACCGACGGCTCGGTGACCAGTGCGCGCGTGCTGCGCGCCACACCGGCCCGCACCTTCGACCGCGAAGCCCTGAGCGCCGTAAAGCGCTGGCGCTTCGAACCCGTGGCCGCCCCGGTCACCACCCGCCGCACCCTCGCCTTCAGCCCCGGCAACTAA
- a CDS encoding transposase, giving the protein MPRHARLLVPGLPFHVVQRGVNKGAIFFDDQDREHFLRVLHKAFVKYGVALHAYVLMGNHVHLLATPRAENSLAFAMRALGNGYVQAFNQRHGRCGPLWQGRFHSSLIDHDRYLLAVYRYIELNPVRAGLVDRAEQHRWSSVHGNLGLRRDPLLVAHPAYRALGDTPTEITSRYHTFLQDSHAQDDAATIRQHERRQSPLGDERFLEMLRETLGQSVAMRCPGRPRKEGLHGTGAR; this is encoded by the coding sequence ATGCCTCGCCATGCCCGTCTGTTGGTCCCCGGCCTGCCTTTCCACGTCGTCCAGCGCGGCGTCAACAAAGGCGCGATATTCTTCGACGATCAGGACCGTGAGCACTTCCTCCGTGTCCTGCACAAAGCGTTCGTAAAATACGGCGTCGCCCTGCACGCCTATGTGCTGATGGGGAACCATGTGCATCTGCTGGCCACGCCACGCGCTGAAAACTCGCTCGCCTTCGCGATGCGTGCGTTGGGCAACGGGTACGTGCAGGCCTTCAATCAGCGCCACGGGCGTTGCGGCCCGCTGTGGCAGGGGCGTTTCCACTCGAGCCTGATCGATCACGACCGCTATCTGCTGGCGGTGTACCGCTACATCGAGCTCAATCCGGTGCGGGCGGGGCTGGTGGACCGTGCCGAGCAGCATCGCTGGTCAAGCGTGCACGGCAACCTGGGGCTGCGGCGCGATCCGTTGCTGGTGGCACATCCTGCCTACCGAGCGCTAGGCGACACGCCGACGGAGATAACCTCGCGCTACCACACGTTCCTGCAGGACAGCCACGCACAGGACGATGCGGCCACCATCCGCCAGCACGAACGCAGGCAGTCGCCGCTGGGGGATGAGCGCTTCCTGGAGATGCTGCGCGAAACGCTGGGCCAATCGGTCGCAATGCGGTGTCCCGGCCGCCCTCGCAAAGAGGGCCTGCACGGTACAGGGGCGCGATGA
- a CDS encoding ABC transporter permease, translating to MSIMSTLFTVMRKELRDLSRDRRTLALTLLLGPLLYPILILGMGKLAESRVKSQIDQPLEIPTIGAQNAPNLVRFLAAQGLNATDAPKDLNQAISDQRIDVALRISDEFDERWRDGRPALVEILQDSTRRAADVPTARLKAALQTYNGQVGALRLMARGIDAQVARPLDVASQDMASTEAKQGMMLSMLLPLLLTITSFLGGAYLVMDTTAGERERQSLEPLLATPAKRSAIVSGKIAAACAVGLVSLLLTLAAFKISAQLSDSSVGRQLNMGLGSMLQMLLVMLPMLLIGTSLLTFLSAASKSMKEAQSHMTWLMLLPMLPSYALMVYPLKSVLWQYAVPFLSQNQMLLKVIRHEHISPTIWAIYLGANVGLAALLWYAAVRRYQQERLAISG from the coding sequence ATGAGCATCATGTCCACGTTGTTCACCGTGATGCGCAAGGAACTGCGCGACCTCTCGCGTGATCGCCGCACGCTGGCGCTGACCCTGCTGTTGGGTCCGCTGCTGTACCCGATCCTGATCCTCGGCATGGGCAAACTCGCCGAAAGCCGGGTCAAGTCGCAGATAGATCAACCCCTGGAAATCCCGACCATCGGCGCACAGAACGCGCCGAACCTGGTGCGCTTCCTCGCCGCGCAGGGGCTCAATGCAACCGACGCACCGAAGGACCTCAACCAGGCGATTTCCGACCAGCGCATCGACGTGGCGCTGCGCATCAGCGATGAGTTCGATGAGCGCTGGCGCGATGGCCGTCCGGCGCTGGTGGAGATCCTGCAGGACAGCACGCGGCGTGCCGCCGATGTGCCGACGGCCCGGTTGAAGGCGGCCCTGCAGACCTACAACGGCCAGGTCGGCGCGCTGCGCTTGATGGCGCGTGGTATCGACGCCCAGGTTGCACGTCCGCTGGACGTCGCCTCCCAGGACATGGCATCGACCGAAGCCAAGCAGGGCATGATGCTGTCGATGCTGCTGCCGCTGCTGTTGACGATCACCTCCTTCCTTGGCGGCGCCTACCTGGTCATGGATACCACCGCCGGCGAGCGCGAGCGGCAATCCTTGGAACCGCTGCTGGCCACGCCGGCCAAGCGCAGCGCCATCGTCAGCGGCAAGATCGCCGCCGCGTGTGCGGTCGGACTGGTCTCCCTGCTGCTGACATTGGCCGCGTTCAAGATCAGCGCCCAGCTGTCGGACAGCAGCGTCGGCCGCCAGCTCAACATGGGACTCGGATCGATGCTGCAGATGCTGTTGGTGATGCTGCCGATGCTGCTGATCGGCACCTCGCTGCTGACCTTCCTGTCGGCGGCCTCCAAGAGCATGAAAGAGGCGCAGAGCCACATGACCTGGCTGATGCTGTTGCCGATGCTGCCCAGCTACGCGCTGATGGTGTACCCGCTGAAAAGCGTGCTCTGGCAGTACGCCGTACCGTTCCTGTCGCAGAACCAGATGCTGCTGAAGGTGATCCGCCACGAGCACATCAGCCCCACCATCTGGGCGATCTACCTCGGCGCCAACGTCGGCCTCGCCGCCCTGCTCTGGTACGCCGCCGTCCGCCGCTACCAGCAGGAACGCCTCGCGATCTCCGGCTGA
- a CDS encoding ATP-binding cassette domain-containing protein, whose protein sequence is MIVAEGLHKAFNTKTGRIQAVQDVSFRAEDGRITGLLGPNGAGKTTTMRMLYTLMSPDQGRVTVDGIDANVDATEVRRRLGVLPDARGVYKRLTARENIAYFGELHGLDAGTIAQRTEALSRALDMADILDRQTDGFSQGQRTKTAIARALVHDPRNVILDEPTNGLDVMTTRAMRRFLHGLRDEGRCVIFSSHIMQEVAALCDRIVIIAKGTVMAAGSADELREQAGESNLEDAFVKLIGTEEGLHA, encoded by the coding sequence ATGATCGTCGCAGAGGGCCTGCACAAGGCATTCAATACCAAGACCGGCCGCATCCAGGCGGTGCAGGACGTCAGCTTCCGTGCCGAGGATGGTCGCATCACCGGCCTGCTCGGCCCGAACGGCGCAGGCAAGACCACCACCATGCGCATGCTGTACACCTTGATGAGCCCGGACCAGGGCCGTGTCACCGTCGATGGCATCGATGCGAATGTCGATGCGACGGAAGTGCGCCGCCGACTGGGCGTGCTGCCCGATGCGCGCGGCGTCTACAAGCGGCTGACCGCGCGCGAAAACATCGCCTATTTCGGCGAACTGCATGGGCTGGATGCGGGCACCATCGCCCAGCGCACCGAGGCGCTGTCGCGCGCACTGGACATGGCTGACATCCTGGACCGGCAGACGGATGGCTTTTCGCAGGGCCAGCGCACCAAGACCGCCATCGCCCGCGCGCTGGTGCATGACCCGCGCAACGTCATCCTGGACGAGCCGACCAATGGCCTGGACGTGATGACCACCCGGGCCATGCGCCGCTTCCTGCACGGCCTGCGCGACGAAGGTCGCTGCGTGATCTTCTCCAGCCACATCATGCAGGAGGTCGCCGCGCTGTGCGATCGCATCGTGATCATCGCCAAGGGCACGGTGATGGCCGCCGGCAGTGCCGATGAACTGCGCGAACAGGCGGGCGAGAGCAACCTGGAGGACGCCTTCGTCAAACTGATCGGCACCGAAGAGGGCCTGCACGCATGA